In the Syntrophus aciditrophicus SB genome, ATCGGAGATGAGCGAAGCACCGATCTTCAGACTTTTCTGGTATCAATCGATGAAAATGTGCTGTTTATCGGCGATGGGGCGCTCAAACACCGGGATCGCATCAGCGAGTTCCTTCCATCCCAATCCTGTTTTGCCGCCCCTCATCTCCATGCTGTCAGAGCATCTTCCGTCGGGCTGTTGGGCCTTAAATATCATGAACGAGGCGAGACCCTTGATCTTTTAACCTTCACACCCCGCTACCTCCGTCTTTCCGAGGCGGAATTGAAACTGGCGCAACAGAATATCCAGGCCGGACCGGAAAGTGAAAACGGTTGATATGCAGATCCATTCATGGAAGGCGGCTTCGATTCAAAACAAGAATCATTGACAAGCCTCTTCAATTAAGATAAGTCAAGGTTCCTTTTTAAATTAAACAGAAATCATTGAAATATGTAGAAATCTCTTGAATTCATGAACCGTTTTCTCCGTATCCAGGCTCAAAATCTGATTATCTCTCTTGCAGGATTCTTTCAATATGAAACATGACAGTTTCATAGCGCGTGAGGGCATTCCTTTTATTATCGCTTTCGGCCTGACCACCCTGCTTGCCGTTTTTTTCCTGGAACAATCCTGGATTGCCGTCTTACCTCTAACCGCCACATTATTCACATGCTGGTTCTTCCGCAATCCGGAAAGACATACGCCTGAGGGTGAAAAACTCATTGTTTCGCCTGCGGATGGAAAAGTGATCCGGATCGATGAAGACTTCCATCATGAAATGCTTTCTCAGCCCTGCAGCAAAGTCAGCATTTTTATGAATGTATTTAACGTTCATGTGAATCGGGTTCCTTATTCCGGAAAAGTGACAAAAATCAGCTACAGCCCGGGGAGATTTCTTTCCGCCAACCTGGATAAGGCCTCGGAACAGAATGAACGGAATGCCATTCTGGTTCGAACCAGTGATGGAAAGGAAATTATGACCATCCAGATCGCGGGGTTGATCGCGAGAAGAATAGTTTGCTGGGTAAGAGAGGAAGATGTTGTGAAAAGGGGTGAACGATTCGGGATGATCCGTTTCGGTTCAAGACTTGAAGTTTTTATGCCGAAAGAAACGAAAATACTGGTTACTGTCGGAGAAAAAGTGAAAGCAGGCGAATCCCCTCTGGGGACGTTCTAATGAAGCAGGGGGACAAATTGGGCAGAGGCCGCATGAAAAAAGGGGTTTACCTCTTACCGAATCTTTTCACATCGGCTAATCTTTTTTTCGGATTTTATTCAATCATTTTATCAATAAGGGGATCATTTGCCCAGGCGTCGTTCTTTGTTCTCATATCGATTGTTCTTGACAGTCTGGATGGACGGATCGCTAGGATGACCAACTCCATGAGTAAATTCGGCACTGAATACGATTCATTGTCCGACCTCGTCGCCTTTGGGGTTGCGCCCGCAGTGATGGTTTATTTATGGTCCCTTTCTCATTACGGCAAATGGGGGGTTGTGGCGTCGTTCTTATTTGTTCTTTGTGGAGCTCTGCGTCTGGCACGCTTCAATATTCAGATCGGCATTGTGGAAAGTAAAGTCTTCAATGGTTTGGCCATACCTGCCGCGGCAGCGGTTGTTGTAACTGGAATACTGCTTTATGATTATCTGGTAGGCAAGGGGTCCTTTCCTCATGTCCTTATTCCAGTTGCCGTGGTCGTCCTGTCTTTTCTGATGGTCAGTAACGTGAAATATTACAGTTTCAAGGATCTGAACTATTTCGCCAGAAAGCCTTTCATGTCTTTTTTTCTGATTGTGATTGTCTTACTCATTATTGTGGCTGAACCTCAGATCATGGTCTTCATATTTGCATTAACATACTGCCTGTCCGGCCCTGTTTGGATGCTTTTCAGAATCCTGCGCCGTTATCTCGATTCGCGAATGCAGGCTTCAAAGCCGTAACGGCCCAAAGAAAGGATGCAGGAAATAATTTATAAGTTCATGTTTTTAAAAGGGTGCCTCAATGAATCTGATCGGTCCGGGGTGTCGGCTGAACGGAATTTTATCAATCATCGATAATGAAATATCGATGAAATAAGGAGAACCAGATTAATGAAGTCATATAATGTAGCCGTAGTCGGAGCAACAGGCGCTGTAGGCAATGAAATGATTCGGGTTCTGGAGGATCGCAATTTTCCTGTAAAAGAATTGACTCTTCTGGCGTCGGAAAGATCCTTAGGGGTTGAAATTGATTTTCATGGAAAAGCGATTCCGGTCAAGGTGCTTGATGAAAATTCCTTTGCCGGCATAGACATCGGGCTTTTTTCAGCGGGGGGCAGCGTCAGTGAACGGTACGCACCCGTTGCCGCAGCCGCGGGATGCGTGGCTATCGATAATACCAGTGCCTTCCGGATGACGCCGGAGATTCCTCTGATTGTGCCCGAAGTCAATCCAGAAGCCATTGCTCAGTACCGCAATAAGGGAATTATCGCCAATCCCAACTGCTCGACGATTCAGATGGTTGTCGCGCTCAAGCCGATTCACGATGCTGCGCGCATCCGGCGGATTGTTGTGTCCACCTATCAGGCCGTATCCGGAACGGGAAAGAAGGCCATTACGGAGCTGGCTGAACAGACCCGGGCTTTGATGAGTTGTCAGGAAATCCAGGTTAAGGTCTATCCTCATCAGATCGCCTTCAATTGTCTGCCGCACATCGACGTGTTTCTTGACAACGGCTATACCAAGGAAGAGATGAAGATGGTCAATGAAACCAAAAAAATCTTCAATGACCCTTCCATTGCGGTGACGGCCACGACAGTCCGGGTTCCCGTTTTTTACGGCCATTCGGAATCCGTAAATATCGAAACGGAGAAAAAAATTACAGCGGAAGAGGTAAAAAAACTGCTTGCTGCGGCGCCTGGCGTCAAACTGGTTGATAATCCGAAGGAAAATTCCTATCCCCTGGCGATCTACGCGGCGGGGCAGGACGATACCTTTGTCGGTCGTATTCGTGAGGACGAATCGATTCCGAACGGTATCAACATGTGGGTCGTTGCCGATAATATTCGAAAGGGCGCGGCGACAAACGCCGTTCAAATCGCTGAGGTCCTGATTCGGGATTATCTATGAGAATCATCGGGGGGCAGGCAAAAGGCAGACGCATTGCTGTCCCCCCGGGATATGCCGTCCGGCCGACATCCGACCGGATCAAGGAAGCTCTGTTCAATATCCTGGGGCCGGTGGAGGGTCAAGAGTTTCTCGATCTTTACGCCGGAACCGGAAATGTGGGAATGGAAGCACTGAGCCGTGGCGCCGACGTGGTTGTTTTTGTTGAAAAGATAAGCGTTCTCGTGACATCTCTCAAGAGGAATCTTGAACAGTTCGGTTTCCAGGGACGGTACCGAATTTTTCGGATGGAAGTCGAAAAAGCCGTCGCACACCTGGCTGAGGGTGGGATGTGTTTCGATTTGATCTTTGCAGATCCGCCATACAGAAAGGGGTTTGTTGACAGAACAATCGGCTTGATTAAAGATTACCCGTCAATTTTGAGGAAAGACGGCATGCTGGTTCTTCAGCACGCGGCGAATGAAACAATTGAAATAAAAGAGGATATGGCACTGGATGTGGTCGACGTGAGGAGGTATGGGGATACCCTCCTGACATTTTTGAATATTCAAAATAAAGTAGAAAGGGGATGATATGAAGAAGATTGCTGTTTACCCCGGTTCTTTCGATCCTATTACGAATGGTCATCTCGATATCATTAAAAGGGGCTTGTCGATGTTTGACGAGCTTATTGTCCTCATTGCATACAACGCAGCAAAGTCGTCTCTGTTTACTGTTCAGGAACGGATAGAAATGATTCAGGAAGCACTCCATGACAGAAAAGGTGTCCGCGTCGACAGTTATGACGGTCTTCTGGTGGATTACGTCCGCAAAGAAGGGGGAAATGTCATTCTTCGGGGGCTGAGAGCCATGTCAGAGTTCGAATATGAGTTTCAGCTTGCTTTGATGAATCGTCGCCTGAATCGCAACATTGAAACGGTTTTCCTCATGACAGGCTATAAGTGGTTTTATACAAGCTCGACAATTATCAAAGAGGCCTCCCGCCTTGGAGGCTCTCCGAAAGGTCTTGTACCGGAGGTGGTTTTCAGAAAAATGCAGGAAAAATATCCACTAATGAATAAGGGTAAATGATGATTATGAAACTGGCATCAAGAGTATCTATGATAAAACCTTCACCGACGCTGGTCATAACCGCAAAAGCCGGCGCCCTGCGTGCTGAGGGGCGGGATATCATCGATTTCGGGGCAGGGGAACCGGATTTCAATACCCCCGATCATATTAAGATGGCTGCCATCCATGCGGTGGAATCCAATTTTACCCGCTACACGCCTGTCGGAGGAATCGATGAACTGAAAGACGCAATCATCGGCAAGCTCAAAAGGGATAATTATCTATCCTACAGACGATCGGAAATCATTGTCTCCTGCGGAGCCAAGCATACGCTCTTCAATCTTTCCCAGGCTCTTTTTGACGAAGGGGATGAGGTCATCATTCCAAGTCCCTACTGGGTTTCCTATCCGGATATCGTTCTTTTGACGGGCGCCCGGCCTGTAATCGTGGAAACCAGAGAGGAAAACGGCTTTAAAATGACGCCCGCTGAACTGGAAGCGGCGATCACTAAAAACAGCAAAGCCGTCATAATCAACAGTCCATCAAACCCGACGGGCTGCGTCTACTCGAAAGAAGAACTTGCCGCCCTGGCTGAGGTGGTACTCCATCATCAGCTGATTGTCGTTTCCGATGATATTTATGAAAAAATTATCTATGATGATTTTCCTTTCTGGAACATAACCGCCGTCAACCCGTCATTGAAAGACCTGACTGTCGTCGTCAACGGGATTTCAAAGGCCTATGCCATGACCGGATGGAGAATCGGTTATGCCGCAGCTCCCGAATTTCTTATCGCGGCCATGGCAAAGATTCAGAGTCAGAGTACATCCAATCCCTCCTCGATTTCCCAGAAAGCTGCAGTGGAAGCTCTGACCGGCGATCAGCAGATTATTGCCGGGATGGTGGCAGAATTTCAAAAACGACGTGATTACGTGGTTTCAACACTGGAGAGTTTCGACGGCATTTCGTGCCTGGAGCCCCAAGGAGCGTTTTACGTCTTTCCCAATGTGGAGTCCTTGTATGGATTGCGCTGCGGAAATAAGAAAATTTTAGATTCGACAACACTGGCGGAATATCTTCTTGATGAAGCCGAGGTTGCCGTAGTGCCGGGCATTGCATTTGGGAACGACCGGCATATCCGTATTTCCTACGCGACATCCATGGCTCTTATTGAAAAAGGGCTGGAACGAATACGGATGGCCTTGAAACGGTTAAGTTGACCATAAATTTGAATGATTAAGTTTAAAAAAATTATAAAATTTTACAGGTAAACATGCCATGGGCGGATTATTCGGGGTTGTTTCCAAGGGAAACTGCATAAAGCCTCTTTTTTATGGAACAGATTATCATTCCCACCTGGGAACGGAAAACGGGGGGCTTGCCGTAATCGGAGAAAAAAGTTTTCATAAAGCCATACACAGCATCAGTCAGGCGCAATTCAAATCGAAATTTATCGATCATTACCGTCAGATGAGAGGGACGGCCGGAATCGGAGCCATTGACGATGAATCGCCGCAGCCTTTGATTATCCGCTCCAAATTCGGCACCTTTGCGATTGCTGCTTCGGGTCTGGTCACCAATAAGGATCGTCTCGCTCATGAACTGCTTCAAGAGGGAACCTCATTCAGTGAAGTGGCGGGAGGCGCCGTCAACACAGTCGATCTAGTGGCAAAGCTGATCAGCCGGAGTACAAGCCTCGTCGAGGGCATTGTGCAGATGCAGGAAGTCATCGAGGGCTCAATCTGTGTTCTGATTTTGACATCGGAAGGCCTCTATGCCGCGAGAGACAAATATGGCCGATTTCCTCTGGCATTGGGAAGGGAAAGAGATGGAGACGGGTACGCCGTAGCGACGGAATCCAGCTCGTTTCCCAATCTGAACTATGAACTGGTGAAATTTATCGGTCCGGGAGAAATTGTTCTGATGACCGCCGACGGCTACAGGACCTTGCGGCCTGAGAATCCGGAAAAGAAAGTCTGCGCGTTCCTCTGGATTTATACCGGCACGCCTTCCTCCTCTTATGAAGGAATTTCAGTGGAAAACGCAAGGGAACACTGTGGGCGGGCTCTGGCTAGAGAGGACAGCATTGCGGCTGACCTGGTCTGCGGCATACCGGATTCAGGCGTCGGGCATGCCCTGGGATATGCAGCGGAATCACGAATTCCCTATCGCCGACCTCTGGTCAAATACACGCCCGGCTATGGTCGGAGTTATACGCCTCCCACTCAGGATATCCGTGATCTTGTGGCCACCATGAAACTGAGTGCCATTCGTGATGTCATCAAAGACAACCGGATGATCGTCTGCGATGATTCGATTGTACGAGGCACGCAGTTGAAAAATTACACCATAAAGAAACTGTGGGATAACGGCGCTCGAGAGATTC is a window encoding:
- the coaD gene encoding pantetheine-phosphate adenylyltransferase, translating into MKKIAVYPGSFDPITNGHLDIIKRGLSMFDELIVLIAYNAAKSSLFTVQERIEMIQEALHDRKGVRVDSYDGLLVDYVRKEGGNVILRGLRAMSEFEYEFQLALMNRRLNRNIETVFLMTGYKWFYTSSTIIKEASRLGGSPKGLVPEVVFRKMQEKYPLMNKGK
- the pssA gene encoding CDP-diacylglycerol--serine O-phosphatidyltransferase encodes the protein MKKGVYLLPNLFTSANLFFGFYSIILSIRGSFAQASFFVLISIVLDSLDGRIARMTNSMSKFGTEYDSLSDLVAFGVAPAVMVYLWSLSHYGKWGVVASFLFVLCGALRLARFNIQIGIVESKVFNGLAIPAAAAVVVTGILLYDYLVGKGSFPHVLIPVAVVVLSFLMVSNVKYYSFKDLNYFARKPFMSFFLIVIVLLIIVAEPQIMVFIFALTYCLSGPVWMLFRILRRYLDSRMQASKP
- a CDS encoding phosphatidylserine decarboxylase family protein, giving the protein MKHDSFIAREGIPFIIAFGLTTLLAVFFLEQSWIAVLPLTATLFTCWFFRNPERHTPEGEKLIVSPADGKVIRIDEDFHHEMLSQPCSKVSIFMNVFNVHVNRVPYSGKVTKISYSPGRFLSANLDKASEQNERNAILVRTSDGKEIMTIQIAGLIARRIVCWVREEDVVKRGERFGMIRFGSRLEVFMPKETKILVTVGEKVKAGESPLGTF
- the rsmD gene encoding 16S rRNA (guanine(966)-N(2))-methyltransferase RsmD, with the translated sequence MRIIGGQAKGRRIAVPPGYAVRPTSDRIKEALFNILGPVEGQEFLDLYAGTGNVGMEALSRGADVVVFVEKISVLVTSLKRNLEQFGFQGRYRIFRMEVEKAVAHLAEGGMCFDLIFADPPYRKGFVDRTIGLIKDYPSILRKDGMLVLQHAANETIEIKEDMALDVVDVRRYGDTLLTFLNIQNKVERG
- a CDS encoding pyridoxal phosphate-dependent aminotransferase yields the protein MIKPSPTLVITAKAGALRAEGRDIIDFGAGEPDFNTPDHIKMAAIHAVESNFTRYTPVGGIDELKDAIIGKLKRDNYLSYRRSEIIVSCGAKHTLFNLSQALFDEGDEVIIPSPYWVSYPDIVLLTGARPVIVETREENGFKMTPAELEAAITKNSKAVIINSPSNPTGCVYSKEELAALAEVVLHHQLIVVSDDIYEKIIYDDFPFWNITAVNPSLKDLTVVVNGISKAYAMTGWRIGYAAAPEFLIAAMAKIQSQSTSNPSSISQKAAVEALTGDQQIIAGMVAEFQKRRDYVVSTLESFDGISCLEPQGAFYVFPNVESLYGLRCGNKKILDSTTLAEYLLDEAEVAVVPGIAFGNDRHIRISYATSMALIEKGLERIRMALKRLS
- a CDS encoding amidophosphoribosyltransferase: MGGLFGVVSKGNCIKPLFYGTDYHSHLGTENGGLAVIGEKSFHKAIHSISQAQFKSKFIDHYRQMRGTAGIGAIDDESPQPLIIRSKFGTFAIAASGLVTNKDRLAHELLQEGTSFSEVAGGAVNTVDLVAKLISRSTSLVEGIVQMQEVIEGSICVLILTSEGLYAARDKYGRFPLALGRERDGDGYAVATESSSFPNLNYELVKFIGPGEIVLMTADGYRTLRPENPEKKVCAFLWIYTGTPSSSYEGISVENAREHCGRALAREDSIAADLVCGIPDSGVGHALGYAAESRIPYRRPLVKYTPGYGRSYTPPTQDIRDLVATMKLSAIRDVIKDNRMIVCDDSIVRGTQLKNYTIKKLWDNGAREIHIRAACPPLMFTCPYGSSTRSLSELAARRAIRAIEGKDPDDVAPYLDCRSAEYARMVEWIRKDLNVTTLKYLNIESMIEAIGLSKDQLCLHCWRGH
- a CDS encoding aspartate-semialdehyde dehydrogenase encodes the protein MKSYNVAVVGATGAVGNEMIRVLEDRNFPVKELTLLASERSLGVEIDFHGKAIPVKVLDENSFAGIDIGLFSAGGSVSERYAPVAAAAGCVAIDNTSAFRMTPEIPLIVPEVNPEAIAQYRNKGIIANPNCSTIQMVVALKPIHDAARIRRIVVSTYQAVSGTGKKAITELAEQTRALMSCQEIQVKVYPHQIAFNCLPHIDVFLDNGYTKEEMKMVNETKKIFNDPSIAVTATTVRVPVFYGHSESVNIETEKKITAEEVKKLLAAAPGVKLVDNPKENSYPLAIYAAGQDDTFVGRIREDESIPNGINMWVVADNIRKGAATNAVQIAEVLIRDYL